A genomic region of Leptolyngbya sp. NIES-2104 contains the following coding sequences:
- a CDS encoding diheme cytochrome C, whose translation MSKLVPPKPRRIRRRSPVILIGILLIWSLILGWGLAQAVEPSKNSAEIGTVDVVAGNLKLGQQAYLENCATCHIGIPPAAFPTQTWRDLLRDPQHYGATLTPLEEPTRSLVWTYLRAFSRQVVEGERIPFRFGESKAFKILHPKIELSRSIPISSCVSCHPGANQYNFRKLTAEWENSP comes from the coding sequence ATGTCTAAGTTAGTTCCGCCCAAACCCCGTCGAATTCGGAGACGTTCTCCCGTCATCTTAATTGGAATTCTCTTGATTTGGAGTTTAATTCTCGGTTGGGGACTCGCTCAAGCCGTTGAACCCTCAAAGAACTCGGCTGAGATTGGTACGGTCGATGTCGTCGCTGGCAATCTCAAATTAGGACAGCAGGCTTATCTAGAAAACTGTGCGACCTGTCACATTGGAATTCCACCCGCTGCTTTCCCCACACAAACTTGGCGAGATTTGCTGAGAGATCCTCAACATTACGGCGCAACGCTGACCCCGTTGGAAGAGCCAACTCGATCGCTCGTTTGGACGTATTTAAGAGCGTTTTCCCGCCAAGTCGTTGAAGGAGAGCGAATCCCTTTCCGATTTGGAGAATCGAAGGCGTTCAAGATTCTGCATCCGAAAATTGAATTATCTCGATCGATTCCAATCTCTAGCTGCGTCAGTTGCCACCCCGGAGCAAACCAATACAATTTCCGCAAGCTCACCGCCGAGTGGGAGAATTCACCCTAG
- a CDS encoding type II toxin-antitoxin system PemK/MazF family toxin → MATSSDYRLGSIWLIRFDPSIGSEIQKTRPGIIVSATAFNQRSRVTVLPITSTTPKAKMLPVMIAIAPSETNGLDVESYAVCIDPATFDKKRLVKRLGQIEIEQIQQIKQILATYLDLEPPE, encoded by the coding sequence ATGGCAACAAGCAGCGATTACCGATTGGGAAGCATCTGGCTAATTCGATTTGATCCCTCGATCGGTTCAGAAATTCAGAAAACTCGTCCTGGAATTATTGTCTCTGCAACCGCATTCAATCAGCGCAGCCGAGTCACTGTACTTCCCATCACTTCTACAACTCCCAAGGCGAAAATGCTGCCTGTCATGATCGCGATCGCTCCTTCTGAAACAAATGGACTTGATGTGGAGAGCTACGCGGTTTGCATTGATCCGGCAACATTCGATAAAAAACGCCTGGTCAAACGTCTGGGACAGATCGAGATAGAGCAAATTCAACAGATCAAGCAGATTCTCGCTACGTACTTGGATCTAGAGCCGCCAGAATAA